A genomic region of Podarcis raffonei isolate rPodRaf1 chromosome 13, rPodRaf1.pri, whole genome shotgun sequence contains the following coding sequences:
- the LOC128400070 gene encoding keratin, type I cytoskeletal 19-like, which yields MSCSARHTVLTAGRSSSGSCNLGGGRVGVSSVSSGRYTSCGLGNGRANFSGRSHVGGGSTCAYGAGRSQFSSGSCSGAFVGGGHLGGSAGSHAGSVAARSGAVGGAGGGHAGMVGGMGGVVGGVPAGMVGGMGGVVGGPHPGMVGAMGGVVGGVPAGMVGGMGGPAVVGGMVSEPFCGGMFSNLDGKMTMQNLNDRLASYLDKVRCLEEENAELECRIREFYAKQGPLCEPKDYSHYHQQIEDYKNQLICTSVENNKLLLCIDNSKLTADDFRTKYETECCLRQNVEADINGLHQILDQLTACRSDLEVQCENLQDELCCLKKNHEEEVTCLKNQSTGDVNVEVNACPGPDLRKILEEMRCKYEAMIDGNRKEVEAWYGSKIEEVNRDVCTSSQEIEESNNKVTELRRQLQALEIDYDAQCSLRDTLEASLAETEHRYNNHLGELQERISCLEQQLAELRSEMECQNHEYTELLDVKSRLEQEIATYRCLLEGGQHDIVGGGGGAARASSTSGGRSGEVRSSHTYVTHSAGHACHGGHLHH from the exons ATGAGCTGTAGCGCAAGGCACACCGTCTTAACAGCTggaagaagcagcagcggcagctgcAACCTTGGTGGAGGGAGGGTGGGGGTCTCCTCGGTCTCCTCTGGACGGTACACTTCCTGCGGGCTAGGCAATGGGAGAGCCAACTTCTCTGGCCGGAGCCATGTCGGAGGAGGCTCCACTTGTGCCTACGGAGCAGGAAGAAGCCAGTTCTCAAGCGGAAGTTGCAGCGGGGCCTTTGTTGGTGGCGGACATCTTGGGGGAAGTGCCGGCTCTCATGCTGGGAGCGTTGCTGCAAGGAGCGGTGCAGTTGGTGGCGCTGGTGGTGGGCATGCTGGCATGGTTGGTGGCATGGGTGGCGTGGTTGGAGGTGTTCCTGCTGGCATGGTTGGTGGCATGGGTGGTGTGGTTGGAGGCCCCCATCCCGGTATGGTTGGTGCCATGGGTGGCGTGGTTGGAGGTGTTCCTGCCGGCATGGTTGGTGGCATGGGTGGTCCTGCGGTAGTTGGCGGAATGGTCAGCGAACCTTTCTGCGGAGGCATGTTCTCTAACCTTGATGGGAAAATGACCATGCAGAACCTCAACGACCGTCTAGCTAGTTACCTGGACAAAGTCCGGTGCTTGGAGGAGGAGAATGCTGAGCTCGAGTGTCGGATCCGGGAATTTTATGCCAAGCAAGGCCCGCTCTGCGAACCCAAGGACTACAGCCATTATCACCAGCAAATTGAAGATTATAAGAACCAG CTCATTTGTACAAGTGTGGAGAACAACAAACTCCTGCTGTGCATTGATAACAGCAAGCTGACTGCTGATGACTTCAGAACCAA GTATGAGACGGAATGCTGCCTCCGTCAGAATGTGGAGGCTGACATCAATGGCCTGCATCAAATCCTGGATCAGCTGACTGCCTGCAGGTCTGACCTGGAAGTGCAGTGTGAGAACTTGCAGGATGAGCTGTGTTGCCTGAAGAAGAACCATGAGGAG gaagtCACCTGCCTGAAGAACCAGTCAACCGGCGATGTCAATGTGGAAGTCAATGCTTGCCCTGGACCGGATCTGAGGAAGATCCTGGAAGAGATGAGGTGCAAGTATGAGGCAATGATAGACGGCAACCGCAAGGAGGTCGAAGCATGGTATGGATCCAAG ATCGAGGAAGTGAATCGTGATGTCTGCACCAGCAGCCAGGAGATTGAAGAAAGCAACAACAAGGTCACGGAACTGAGACGCCAACTGCAAGCCCTGGAGATTGACTATGACGCCCAGTGCAGCCTG AGGGACACCCTGGAAGCCTCTCTGGCTGAAACGGAGCACCGCTACAACAACCACCTGGGCGAGCTTCAGGAGCGCATCTCCTgcctggagcagcagctggcagAGTTGCGCTCAGAAATGGAGTGCCAGAACCATGAATACACGGAGCTCCTCGATGTCAAAAGCCGGCTGGAGCAGGAGATCGCTACATACCGCTGCTTGCTGGAGGGCGGGCAGCATGATATAGT tGGTGGAGGGGGAGGAGCGGCTAGAGCCAGCAGCACATCAGGTGGAAGATCTGGCGAAGTCCGGTCATCCCACACTTACGTGACCCATTCCGCAGGTCATGCCTGCCACGGGGGCCATTTACACCACTAG
- the LOC128399675 gene encoding keratin, type I cytoskeletal 17-like, which produces MQDLNDRLASYIDQVRCLEAENAELQSKISDFHAKNKLAGEAKDYSLYYQQIEELQNQIVCTTVENNSIIIKIDNNHLNVEDMKHKLDTECGLCENVEADINGLYPVLDQMASCKTDMEAELKSLQEELSGLKKNHKEELISLQKLCSSDVNMEISACPSRDLKKILEEIRCKYEATIDSNRKEVAEWYEGKLEEVNQEICTTSKEAEDGNHKATELKRQLQALELDLQAQRNLRDTLQVSLAEGEHRYNAQLAEIQDRISCMEQQLAEQRLEMEGQEREYKELLDVKNWLEQEIQTYCSLLENVPGEVHATP; this is translated from the exons ATGCAGGACCTCAATGATCGCTTGGCCAGTTATATAGACCAAGTGCGATGCCTGGAGGCTGAAAATGCTGAGCTTCAGTCCAAGATCAGTGATTTCCATGCCAAGAACAAGTTGGCTGGTGAAGCGAAGGACTACAGCCTCTATTACCAGCAGATTGAGGAGCTTCAAAACCAG ATTGTATGTACAACGGTGGAGAACAACAGCATAATTATCAAGATTGACAACAATCACCTGAACGTTGAAGACATGAAGCACAA GCTTGATACTGAGTGTGGCCTTTGTGAGAACGTGGAGGCTGACATTAATGGCTTATACCCCGTTTTGGATCAAATGGCTAGCTGTAAGACTGACATGGAAGCTGAACTGAAGTCACTGCAAGAAGAACTGTCTGGTCTCAAAAAGAACCACAAAGAG GAATTAATCTCTTTGCAAAAACTTTGTTCAAGTGATGTCAACATGGAAATCAGTGCCTGCCCCAGTCGAGATCTGAAGAAAATCCTGGAGGAGATAAGATGCAAGTACGAAGCGACGATTGACTCAAACCGCAAGGAGGTTGCAGAGTGGTATGAAGGCAAG CTGGAGGAAGTGAACCAGGAAATCTGCACCACTAGCAAGGAAGCTGAGGATGGCAACCATAAGGCCACTGAGCTGAAACGTCAGCTGCAGGCCTTAGAGCTCGATCTCCAAGCCCAGCGCAATCTG AGAGACACACTGCAAGTGTCCTTGGCTGAAGGAGAACATCGCTACAATGCTCAACTAGCCGAAATACAGGATCGCATCTCCTGCATGGAGCAACAGCTGGCAGAGCAACGCTTGGAAATGGAGGGCCAGGAGCGGGAATACAAAGAGCTCCTGGATGTTAAGAACTGGTTGGAGCAAGAGATCCAGACATACTGCAGCCTGCTAGAAAATGTGCCAGGCGAAGTACATGCCACACCATGA